From the genome of Jeotgalibacillus haloalkalitolerans, one region includes:
- a CDS encoding NCS2 family permease, producing MKKYFQFEELNTNYKREFIGGLTTFLAMAYILVVNPLTLTLADVEGLPDAMRMDYGAVFVATALAAAIGSLVMGLLARYPIALAPGMGLNAFFAYSVILTQEIPWQTALTGVLFSGLIFMVLTVTGVRERIINAIPNELKFAVGAGIGLFITFVGFQNAGIIVGNDATLVALGDLTNGNTLLAVFGIIITVILMTRKIKGGIFFGIVITAIVGMVVGLIDRPSGVIDTTPPSLAPTFGAALEPIFSSPGDLFTIQLLVVVLTFLFVDFFDTAGTLVAVTNQAGLMKDGKLPRANRALFADSTATVFGAVLGTSTTTSYIESSSGVAAGARTGFASVVTAVLFLLSIFFFPLLEVITSAVTAPALIIVGVLMVSALSKIDWTRFEIAVPAFLTIIAMPLTYSIATGIAIGFIFYPITMLVTGKGKQIHPVMYALFVIFVLYFIFLS from the coding sequence GTGAAGAAGTATTTTCAGTTTGAAGAATTAAACACGAATTATAAGCGTGAATTTATCGGGGGATTAACAACCTTTCTTGCGATGGCATACATTCTGGTCGTCAATCCGTTAACGCTGACATTAGCAGATGTTGAAGGATTACCGGATGCGATGCGTATGGACTACGGCGCAGTATTCGTAGCGACTGCACTTGCTGCTGCGATCGGTTCACTTGTGATGGGTCTGCTCGCCAGATATCCAATCGCACTTGCGCCTGGTATGGGATTAAATGCATTCTTTGCTTACTCGGTGATCCTGACTCAGGAAATCCCGTGGCAAACAGCTTTGACAGGTGTATTATTTTCAGGACTTATTTTTATGGTTTTAACTGTCACTGGTGTGCGTGAAAGAATTATCAATGCAATTCCTAATGAGTTGAAATTCGCGGTAGGCGCAGGGATTGGGTTATTTATTACATTTGTCGGTTTTCAGAATGCAGGGATTATCGTTGGAAATGACGCAACACTTGTCGCACTGGGTGACCTGACAAACGGAAATACGCTTCTCGCGGTTTTCGGTATTATCATCACAGTGATTCTGATGACACGTAAAATCAAGGGTGGTATTTTCTTTGGAATTGTTATTACAGCGATCGTTGGTATGGTCGTTGGTTTGATTGACCGTCCAAGCGGGGTGATTGATACAACACCTCCAAGTCTTGCGCCAACATTTGGTGCAGCGCTCGAGCCAATTTTCTCAAGTCCTGGTGACTTGTTTACAATTCAATTACTCGTTGTAGTTTTAACATTTTTATTCGTTGATTTCTTTGATACAGCAGGAACGCTTGTTGCGGTAACAAATCAGGCGGGGCTAATGAAAGACGGCAAGCTGCCTCGTGCAAACCGTGCGCTTTTCGCAGATTCAACTGCAACTGTATTTGGTGCAGTTCTCGGAACATCTACAACGACTTCTTATATCGAGTCATCTTCAGGTGTAGCAGCAGGTGCACGTACAGGTTTTGCTTCAGTTGTAACAGCTGTTCTGTTCTTACTATCTATTTTCTTCTTCCCGCTGCTTGAAGTCATTACCAGTGCGGTAACAGCGCCGGCTCTTATTATTGTTGGGGTACTCATGGTATCAGCGCTTAGTAAAATTGACTGGACGCGTTTTGAAATTGCAGTGCCGGCATTCCTCACAATTATCGCGATGCCGCTGACTTACAGTATTGCAACAGGGATTGCGATCGGATTTATTTTCTACCCGATTACAATGCTTGTGACGGGTAAAGGAAAGCAGATTCATCCTGTGATGTACGCGCTATTTGTAATCTTTGTGCTTTACTTCATCTTCCTTTCGTAA
- a CDS encoding AAA family ATPase, whose product MYHQKLEQVLTNIERVMIGKRTVAELSLVSLLAQGHVLLEDVPGVGKTMMVRALAKSVGAKFTRIQFTPDLLPSDVIGVSIYNPKEMTFQFRPGPIMGNIVLADEINRTSPKTQSSLLESMEEGSVTVDGFTHKLAKPFFVMATQNPIEYEGTYPLPEAQLDRFLLKMQMGYPDAKEEMEVLNRIQFAPPIDDLQPVITLEELQHLQEEVKKVIVDEKIKEYIVDLAGKTRDHANVYLGVSPRGSIALMKSCQAYAMLHGRDYVLPDDVQFLVPYVFSHRMILKSEARYEGIEPEEVIERILARTRVPVQRMAK is encoded by the coding sequence ATGTATCACCAAAAGTTAGAACAGGTACTGACGAACATTGAACGGGTCATGATTGGTAAAAGAACAGTGGCTGAATTAAGTCTTGTTTCACTGCTGGCCCAGGGGCATGTGTTACTTGAAGATGTACCCGGCGTAGGAAAAACAATGATGGTGCGTGCACTTGCCAAGTCTGTAGGTGCAAAGTTTACCCGCATACAATTTACTCCGGATTTACTTCCCTCAGATGTAATAGGTGTTTCAATTTATAATCCAAAAGAAATGACGTTTCAATTCCGCCCGGGTCCGATTATGGGGAATATTGTGTTAGCGGACGAAATTAATCGTACATCCCCTAAAACTCAGTCATCATTACTTGAAAGTATGGAAGAAGGCAGCGTGACAGTGGATGGATTTACACATAAGCTCGCCAAGCCATTTTTTGTCATGGCTACACAGAACCCGATTGAATATGAAGGAACATATCCTCTCCCTGAAGCACAGTTGGACCGTTTCTTACTGAAGATGCAAATGGGTTATCCGGATGCAAAAGAAGAAATGGAAGTACTGAACCGGATACAATTTGCTCCGCCAATTGACGACCTGCAGCCTGTGATTACATTAGAAGAGCTGCAGCATCTTCAGGAAGAAGTAAAGAAAGTGATTGTGGATGAAAAAATTAAAGAATACATTGTGGATCTGGCTGGAAAAACACGTGATCATGCAAATGTGTATCTCGGCGTAAGTCCGCGTGGCTCTATTGCGCTGATGAAATCCTGCCAGGCGTATGCGATGCTCCATGGCCGGGATTATGTGCTGCCGGATGATGTACAATTTCTTGTGCCTTACGTATTTTCACACCGGATGATTCTGAAATCCGAAGCAAGATATGAAGGGATTGAGCCGGAAGAAGTCATTGAGCGGATCCTTGCACGGACAAGAGTTCCGGTTCAGCGGATGGCAAAGTGA
- the guaA gene encoding glutamine-hydrolyzing GMP synthase — MLGKEEMHDQEMIVVLDFGSQYNQLITRRIREFGVYSELHPHTITAEEIKELNPSGIIFSGGPNSVYDENSFRADERIFDLGIPVLGICYGMQLMTMHFGGKVEKAKNREYGKADIQVQEAKGLFKDLPLTQTVWMSHGDLVVEAPPSFDVVATNPSCPVASISNEEQKLYAVQFHPEVRHSEYGNDMLRNFVFDACGCTGDWSMENFIEIELEKIRQEVGDRQVLCALSGGVDSSVVAVLIHKAIGDQLTCIFVDHGLLRKGEADSVMKTFADGFNMNVIKVDAQDRFLNKLKGVSDPEQKRKIIGNEFIYVFDDEATKLDGIDFLAQGTLYTDIIESGTATAQTIKSHHNVGGLPEDMQFKLIEPLNTLFKDEVRALGSELGIPDEIVWRQPFPGPGLGIRVLGEITEEKLEIVRESDHILREEIKKAGLDRDIWQYFTVLPDIRSVGVMGDARTYDYAIGIRAVTSIDGMTSDWARIPWDVLEKISVRLVNEVNSINRVLYDVTSKPPSTIEWE, encoded by the coding sequence ATGCTAGGTAAAGAAGAAATGCATGATCAGGAAATGATCGTTGTACTCGATTTTGGAAGTCAATATAATCAGTTAATTACACGCCGTATCCGTGAGTTCGGTGTATACAGTGAATTACATCCGCACACGATTACTGCAGAGGAAATCAAGGAACTTAACCCGTCAGGTATTATTTTCTCAGGCGGTCCGAATTCTGTATATGACGAGAATTCGTTCCGTGCAGATGAGCGAATTTTTGACCTTGGCATTCCTGTCCTTGGTATCTGCTATGGTATGCAGCTGATGACAATGCATTTTGGCGGTAAAGTAGAAAAGGCCAAGAATCGTGAATACGGTAAAGCGGATATTCAGGTCCAGGAAGCAAAGGGTCTATTCAAAGATCTTCCGCTTACTCAGACAGTATGGATGAGTCATGGTGATCTTGTCGTTGAAGCGCCGCCTTCATTTGACGTCGTTGCAACAAATCCTTCATGCCCGGTTGCGTCAATCAGTAATGAAGAGCAGAAGCTTTATGCAGTTCAGTTCCACCCGGAAGTCCGCCACTCTGAATATGGCAATGATATGCTGAGAAACTTCGTATTTGACGCATGTGGCTGCACGGGTGACTGGTCAATGGAGAACTTTATTGAGATTGAACTTGAGAAGATCCGCCAGGAAGTCGGCGATCGCCAGGTGCTATGTGCACTTAGCGGTGGGGTGGATTCTTCAGTAGTAGCTGTATTGATTCACAAAGCAATCGGTGATCAGCTGACATGTATCTTTGTTGATCACGGGCTGCTTCGTAAAGGTGAGGCAGACAGCGTGATGAAGACTTTTGCTGACGGATTCAATATGAATGTCATCAAAGTTGACGCACAGGACCGTTTTCTTAACAAGCTGAAGGGTGTATCTGACCCTGAGCAGAAGCGTAAGATTATTGGTAATGAATTTATTTATGTATTTGATGATGAAGCGACAAAGCTCGATGGTATTGATTTCCTTGCGCAGGGAACACTTTACACAGACATCATCGAAAGTGGTACAGCAACTGCACAGACAATCAAGTCTCACCACAATGTAGGCGGTCTGCCGGAAGATATGCAGTTCAAATTGATTGAGCCTTTAAATACATTATTTAAAGATGAAGTGCGTGCACTTGGAAGTGAGCTTGGTATTCCTGATGAAATCGTATGGCGTCAGCCTTTCCCTGGACCGGGTCTTGGTATTCGTGTGCTTGGGGAAATTACGGAAGAAAAGCTTGAAATCGTGCGTGAATCAGATCATATTCTGCGTGAAGAGATTAAAAAAGCTGGACTTGACCGCGATATCTGGCAGTACTTCACAGTGCTTCCTGACATCAGAAGCGTTGGTGTAATGGGTGATGCAAGAACATATGATTACGCAATTGGAATCCGTGCAGTGACATCCATTGACGGTATGACTTCTGACTGGGCAAGAATTCCATGGGATGTGCTCGAAAAAATCTCTGTGCGTCTTGTCAATGAAGTAAATTCAATTAACCGCGTACTGTATGATGTAACGAGTAAGCCACCTAGCACAATCGAGTGGGAATAA
- a CDS encoding DUF4129 domain-containing transglutaminase family protein: MKTDFGWSDVATLILYVLSFFLLWEWLRPIEQITETANVHFFVIFAGLSLLLYYFEVNWIISGAIKTVFIVVVLQNLYFDVPLIGQGEWIGDFTSSVGESVVMTVQQNWGGVSDLFRSLLFFVLLWLTAYLMNYWLAVRKQMFLFYLFTVIYITILDTFSPYDGSMAIVRVILFGFLLLGLLGLQRMADQERISLSMNQLQRWLLPLAILIAFSSAAAYAAPKAEPVWPDPVPFLTSFGEGSGSGSGGVNRLGYGVDDSELGGSFVGDETKVFEATVEGDQYWRIETKDTYTGKGWEQSREAENLTPFTVNEPAPLSLSRIDEESETQTVSIDVDLTYDHLVYPYAPDQVVSADVDEFRLNPVTEKITSVQGEELVELGEYEWEFREPRYSLQALRNTTGLGEAADSMAPYLQLPENLPERIRELTLDITESEDNWYDKAKAVEGYFSRSGFIYEQEDVPVPEGDEDYVDQFLFETQRGYCDNYSTSMVVMLRSIDIPARWVKGYTEGEVIESLGDGRSVYEVTNNNAHSWVEVFFPEIGWVPFEPTVSFSNNISLNYDLDLDSETETPETPEETETPEPEAPEPLEEDAGVIGDTDDDGSSGTGFLESVRNFVAENRLMLFLVSVILVLTGTVLYRRRNRWMPYVLIRYYRSQKGSEVYPKAYASLLKQLKRYGLRRKETQTLSAYAREVDNFFGTHEMSRLTDQYERILYRREDPKDKWSNMRELWEDLIKKTTG; this comes from the coding sequence GTGAAAACAGATTTCGGGTGGAGCGATGTTGCAACACTGATTTTGTATGTGCTGAGCTTCTTTCTTCTATGGGAATGGCTTAGACCGATAGAGCAGATTACGGAAACGGCAAATGTGCATTTCTTTGTTATTTTCGCCGGACTGTCGCTCCTGTTGTATTATTTTGAAGTAAACTGGATTATTTCCGGGGCAATAAAAACAGTTTTTATTGTTGTCGTGCTGCAAAATTTATATTTCGATGTGCCATTGATTGGTCAGGGAGAATGGATTGGGGATTTCACTTCATCTGTTGGAGAAAGTGTCGTCATGACCGTCCAGCAGAACTGGGGCGGAGTATCTGATTTATTCCGAAGTCTATTATTCTTTGTATTATTATGGTTGACTGCTTACCTGATGAACTACTGGCTGGCAGTCAGAAAACAGATGTTTTTATTTTATCTGTTTACAGTTATTTATATTACGATCCTTGATACTTTCAGTCCGTATGACGGAAGTATGGCGATTGTAAGGGTTATTCTGTTCGGCTTCCTTCTGCTTGGTCTGCTTGGCCTTCAGAGAATGGCTGATCAGGAGAGAATATCGTTATCTATGAATCAGCTGCAGAGATGGCTGCTTCCGCTTGCAATATTGATTGCGTTCAGCTCGGCAGCTGCTTATGCGGCACCTAAAGCTGAACCTGTCTGGCCGGACCCGGTACCATTTTTGACGTCTTTTGGTGAAGGATCAGGCTCTGGTTCTGGAGGCGTGAACCGCCTTGGTTATGGAGTGGATGATTCTGAACTTGGCGGATCATTTGTCGGAGATGAAACAAAGGTTTTTGAAGCAACCGTCGAGGGAGACCAATACTGGCGGATTGAAACAAAAGACACTTATACAGGAAAAGGATGGGAGCAATCAAGGGAAGCGGAGAACCTGACCCCGTTTACGGTAAATGAGCCTGCACCTTTATCGCTATCCAGAATAGATGAAGAATCGGAGACTCAGACAGTATCGATTGATGTTGATCTGACTTACGATCACCTTGTCTATCCTTATGCGCCTGATCAAGTTGTAAGTGCTGATGTTGATGAATTCCGATTAAATCCTGTTACTGAAAAAATCACCTCTGTACAGGGTGAAGAACTAGTGGAGCTTGGTGAGTATGAATGGGAATTCCGTGAACCAAGATACAGTCTTCAGGCATTGAGAAATACAACTGGTCTTGGTGAAGCGGCAGACTCAATGGCGCCGTATCTCCAGCTGCCTGAAAATCTGCCTGAAAGAATCCGGGAGCTCACGCTGGATATCACAGAGAGTGAGGACAACTGGTACGATAAAGCCAAAGCAGTTGAAGGATACTTTTCAAGGAGCGGCTTTATTTATGAACAAGAAGATGTACCGGTACCTGAAGGTGATGAAGATTATGTAGATCAGTTTCTATTTGAGACGCAGCGGGGCTACTGTGATAACTATTCAACTTCAATGGTTGTTATGCTGCGCTCTATTGATATCCCTGCGCGCTGGGTTAAAGGTTATACTGAGGGAGAAGTGATCGAAAGTCTTGGAGATGGCCGTTCGGTATATGAAGTCACCAACAATAATGCGCACTCCTGGGTCGAGGTATTTTTTCCGGAAATCGGATGGGTGCCATTTGAGCCGACTGTGTCGTTTTCAAATAATATTTCTTTAAATTATGACCTTGATCTGGATTCTGAGACAGAAACGCCGGAAACACCTGAAGAAACAGAAACACCGGAACCTGAAGCACCGGAACCGCTGGAAGAAGATGCCGGTGTCATCGGTGATACAGATGATGATGGATCGTCCGGAACAGGCTTTCTTGAGTCAGTCAGAAATTTTGTCGCAGAAAATCGTCTGATGTTATTTCTGGTCAGTGTCATACTGGTCTTAACAGGAACCGTTCTTTACCGCAGAAGAAACCGCTGGATGCCATATGTGCTGATCCGTTATTACCGTTCGCAAAAGGGCAGTGAGGTTTACCCGAAAGCTTATGCTTCGCTGTTAAAACAGCTTAAGCGTTATGGTCTTCGCAGAAAAGAAACTCAGACGCTGAGTGCGTATGCAAGAGAAGTTGATAACTTTTTCGGTACGCATGAAATGAGCAGACTGACGGATCAATATGAGCGGATTCTGTACCGTAGGGAGGATCCAAAAGATAAATGGTCGAATATGCGTGAATTGTGGGAAGATTTAATTAAAAAGACAACCGGTTGA
- a CDS encoding DUF58 domain-containing protein: protein MKLQILLGIAKVLLVTVLLVGTFSYAMFQGGFVSWFLFYSFLPFGLYSLMMMVYPLNDFNVVRVIKSRELKAGANVAIKIHLKRTLPFPLFYLVAEEHITGNVFQQGSTAKKLVHPWFKREIVLEYEIQNISRGEHTFESVELKTGDFLGLVQKSSRLEHKQTILVYPSHVSLDYQPLQARFDQGVSSSNVRIQQDTTLATGVRDYETGDRVSWIHWKSFARTNDLKTKEFEERKSHDVMVVLDRTPSQAFEDMVVLTASVIRGVIRKGAQAGYFSRGETVQFAPLKSGESHQKQIDYYLAKVQPDQENSFETVLQQNAGDISKTSALILITSQLTRESIDEISKVSKNSQATMILFVKHPSVRLNQDHRQLAGLAASKGIALRECDKRQFASVFKEVKQA, encoded by the coding sequence ATGAAGCTGCAAATTCTGCTTGGGATCGCAAAAGTCTTGCTTGTAACAGTGCTGTTGGTTGGGACTTTTTCATATGCAATGTTCCAGGGAGGTTTTGTGAGCTGGTTTTTATTTTACAGCTTTCTGCCTTTTGGCCTGTATTCTCTCATGATGATGGTCTATCCGTTAAATGATTTTAATGTTGTCAGAGTGATCAAGTCCAGAGAATTGAAGGCAGGTGCGAATGTAGCGATCAAAATTCACCTGAAGAGAACATTGCCATTTCCGCTCTTTTATCTAGTAGCAGAGGAGCATATAACAGGAAACGTTTTTCAACAGGGAAGTACAGCTAAAAAGCTTGTTCACCCCTGGTTTAAAAGAGAGATTGTTCTAGAGTATGAAATTCAGAACATCTCACGCGGTGAACACACCTTTGAAAGTGTTGAATTAAAAACAGGAGATTTTCTCGGACTGGTGCAGAAATCCAGCCGCCTTGAACACAAACAGACGATCCTGGTTTATCCTTCACACGTGTCTCTGGATTATCAGCCGCTTCAGGCACGCTTTGATCAGGGAGTCTCCTCATCCAATGTCAGGATTCAGCAGGATACGACACTTGCAACAGGCGTGAGAGATTATGAGACAGGTGACCGCGTTTCATGGATTCACTGGAAGTCATTTGCACGGACAAACGATTTAAAAACAAAGGAATTTGAAGAACGTAAATCTCATGATGTGATGGTGGTACTTGACCGGACGCCAAGCCAGGCATTTGAAGATATGGTTGTTCTGACAGCATCAGTGATCAGAGGTGTGATCAGAAAAGGTGCACAGGCTGGTTATTTCTCACGTGGAGAAACTGTTCAATTTGCCCCTCTTAAAAGTGGGGAAAGTCATCAAAAGCAGATTGATTATTATCTGGCAAAAGTACAGCCTGATCAGGAAAACAGCTTTGAAACGGTCTTGCAACAAAATGCCGGAGATATCTCAAAAACGTCAGCGCTGATTCTGATTACGTCACAGCTTACAAGAGAGAGTATTGATGAAATCAGTAAGGTATCTAAAAACAGTCAAGCTACGATGATTTTATTTGTGAAGCATCCTTCTGTCAGGTTAAATCAGGATCACAGACAGCTTGCAGGACTCGCTGCTTCCAAAGGCATTGCGTTGAGAGAGTGTGACAAACGTCAATTTGCATCTGTCTTTAAGGAGGTGAAGCAGGCGTGA